The sequence ttcacATGGGCAAAAAGTCTCCAAATCCATCTGCTGTTTCACTCAGGAGAAAGATCATTTGGCTGTGATCAGTGTGACAAGAAATTTATTTTGGAAGCAACTCTGAAAAGACACATGAAAAGTCATGCAGGTGTGAAGCCTCACGTGTGTTCTgtttgtggaaagagtttttcaatACTGGAGACTTTAAAACAGCATGAGCTGATTCATACTGGTGTGAAAACTCATGTGTGCATTGATTGTGGGAAGAGTTTCGCTCGGTCAGGACACTTGAAAGGTCATGAGATAGTTCATACTGGAAAGAAACCGTACAAGTGCTCAAACTGTGGAAAGTGTTTTGCTCGGTCAGGACACCTGAAAGGTCATGaaagagttcatactggagagaaaccgcACCAGTGCTCTtcgtgtgggaagagtttcagcCAATCATCTAATCTACGGACTCATAAGAAAAAGTATTGTCCAAAGTGAGCAAAGTTAACATTCAGATCTATCAATTTCTAGTAAATAAGCTTCAGATTTGGCAAAAGCTGGAATTTCAACAGAATG comes from Chanodichthys erythropterus isolate Z2021 chromosome 22, ASM2448905v1, whole genome shotgun sequence and encodes:
- the LOC137012307 gene encoding zinc finger protein 679-like, with the protein product MEFKQEPCRIKDEDTEEQTDLMEQSEEKLHQFQKPQQNTQSGEKCSHTCSQCGKRLASKSGLKKHMRIHNEEKPFTCHQCGKSFTWAKSLQIHLLFHSGERSFGCDQCDKKFILEATLKRHMKSHAGVKPHVCSVCGKSFSILETLKQHELIHTGVKTHVCIDCGKSFARSGHLKGHEIVHTGKKPYKCSNCGKCFARSGHLKGHERVHTGEKPHQCSSCGKSFSQSSNLRTHKKKYCPK